A single Elaeis guineensis isolate ETL-2024a chromosome 15, EG11, whole genome shotgun sequence DNA region contains:
- the LOC105035742 gene encoding zinc finger CCCH domain-containing protein 24, whose amino-acid sequence MCGGPERIKPSSEETRSFSPAKPMSHLTVVTDDCFSSLLELAANNDADGFRRSLDRDPSAVDEVGMWYGRKKGSNQMVLERRTPLMVAATYGSLDVLRLILSLSVVDVNRDCGPGPDSTTALHCAASGGSANAVDAVKILLAAGADPNAVDANGHRPADVIVVPPKLRDVKLALEELLGGSSGVSGGEQQRQQRDLHVMSARMTSSSNSNSPPLSSSPDEDGSPSSDLIAELPLPTITEKKEYPVDPSLPDIKNSIYTTDEFRMYSFKVRPCSRAYSHDWTECPFVHPGENARRRDPRKYHYSCVPCPDFRKGTCRRGDMCEYAHGVFECWLHPAQYRTRLCKDGTGCTRRVCFFAHTNEELRPLYMSTGSAVPSPWSSASAAMEMVAVMGLMPGSPSSVSAMMSPFTPPMSPSGNSMSHSTLGWPQPSVPTLHLPGSNLQSSRLRSSLSARDMPLDDLSMVPDFDAQQLLNDLCYSRFGSAAGSRSARSKTLTPSNLDELFSAEISSPRYSSDQGSIFSPSHRTAVLNQFQQQHQSLLSPINTNVFSPKAVDHQQLPGQSSLFQASLGISSPGRMSPRAIEPLSPMSSRLAAFAQREKQQQTLRSLSSRDLGSGTSPIAGSPMNSSWSKWASPSGALDWGVNGDELGRLKRSSSFELRSGGEEPDLSWVHSLVKESPPEKLATAAMTSVGPSVSVPAGAADGGGGGEASKSNAQIDGHDQAAVLSAWLEQMQLDQMVA is encoded by the coding sequence ATGTGCGGTGGTCCAGAGCGCATAAAGCCCTCCTCGGAAGAAACCCGAAGCTTCTCCCCCGCCAAACCGATGAGCCACCTCACCGTCGTCACCGACGACTGCTTCTCTAGTCTCCTCGAGCTCGCCGCGAACAACGACGCCGACGGCTTCCGCCGGTCCCTTGACCGGGATCCGTCGGCGGTCGACGAGGTCGGCATGTGGTATGGCCGCAAGAAAGGCTCCAATCAGATGGTCCTCGAGCGGCGAACTCCACTGATGGTCGCCGCCACCTACGGCAGCCTCGATGTTCTCCGCCTCATACTCTCCCTTTCCGTGGTCGACGTCAACCGGGACTGCGGCCCCGGCCCCGACAGCACCACTGCCCTCCACTGTGCCGCTTCCGGTGGCTCTGCGAACGCTGTCGATGCTGTGAAGATTCTACTCGCTGCTGGTGCTGATCCTAATGCTGTCGATGCCAATGGCCACCGGCCGGCCGACGTGATCGTTGTACCGCCCAAATTGCGTGATGTCAAACTTGCACTTGAAGAGCTACTTGGGGGTTCTAGCGGTGTTTCTGGTGGTGAGCAGCAGCGGCAGCAACGTGATCTTCACGTGATGTCCGCAAGGATGACGAGCTCGTCCAACTCAAACTCTCCACCTCTATCCTCATCCCCTGATGAGGATGGATCCCCATCTTCTGACTTGATCGCCGAGTTGCCCCTGCCGACCATCACCGAGAAGAAAGAGTATCCGGTCGATCCATCTCTGCCGGATATTAAGAACAGTATCTACACCACTGATGAGTTCCGTATGTACTCTTTCAAAGTCCGGCCTTGCTCGCGAGCCTACTCTCATGATTGGACTGAATGCCCCTTCGTCCATCCGGGTGAGAACGCCCGACGGCGTGACCCGAGAAAATATCACTATAGCTGCGTTCCGTGCCCTGACTTCCGGAAGGGCACTTGTCGACGGGGGGACATGTGCGAGTATGCGCATGGGGTGTTTGAGTGCTGGCTTCACCCGGCGCAGTACCGCACACGTCTCTGCAAGGATGGGACCGGCTGCACTCGCCGGGTCTGCTTCTTTGCTCACACCAATGAGGAGCTCCGCCCGCTGTATATGTCGACCGGCTCAGCCGTGCCGTCCCCCTGGTCCTCTGCCTCTGCCGCTATGGAGATGGTGGCAGTGATGGGTCTCATGCCCGGGTCTCCTTCATCTGTTTCAGCGATGATGTCACCTTTTACGCCACCCATGTCGCCCTCGGGCAACAGCATGTCCCACTCCACACTGGGCTGGCCGCAGCCCAGCGTGCCGACCCTGCATCTTCCTGGAAGCAATCTCCAGTCCAGTCGGCTGCGTTCATCTCTGAGTGCAAGGGACATGCCACTAGATGACTTGTCGATGGTGCCAGATTTTGATGCCCAGCAACTGCTTAATGATCTGTGCTACTCTCGCTTTGGCTCTGCTGCTGGGAGTCGCTCAGCTCGATCAAAAACCCTGACTCCGTCGAACCTTGATGAACTTTTCTCTGCTGAAATCTCCTCTCCAAGGTACAGTTCTGATCAGGGCTCAATCTTCTCACCATCACACAGAACTGCTGTACTCAACCAGTTCCAGCAGCAGCACCAGAGCTTGCTTTCACCGATCAATACCAACGTATTCTCGCCAAAAGCTGTGGACCACCAGCAGCTGCCTGGGCAGTCCTCTCTCTTTCAGGCCTCGCTTGGGATCTCTTCTCCTGGCCGGATGTCTCCCCGTGCCATTGAACCACTCTCTCCAATGAGCTCTCGGCTGGCTGCGTTTGCACAGCGGGAGAAGCAGCAGCAGACGCTGCGGAGCCTTAGCTCTCGTGATCTTGGTTCTGGCACGTCGCCGATTGCAGGTTCCCCCATGAACTCATCATGGTCCAAGTGGGCGTCGCCTTCTGGAGCCTTGGACTGGGGAGTGAATGGTGATGAGCTGGGACGGCTCAAGCGGTCCTCATCTTTTGAGCTGCGGTCCGGTGGTGAGGAGCCGGACCTATCCTGGGTCCATTCATTGGTGAAGGAATCCCCACCTGAAAAATTAGCTACAGCGGCGATGACTTCTGTTGGACCGTCGGTGTCGGTTCCTGCTGGTGCtgctgatggtggtggtggtggtgaggCTTCGAAATCCAATGCTCAAATTGATGGGCATGATCAAGCTGCGGTCCTGAGCGCATGGCTTGAACAGATGCAGCTGGATCAAATGGTAGCTTAG